The sequence gccaaaatcatgaaatCTAATAGAAGTTTTAGCCAAAATAATGTCATAAACAGCTTTGAATAAGGTGCATCTATGCACTGGAGCCACTGGTGTTACTGGTTATAATGGTCTTACACAGGAATAAGGTGGCACTagtgacatttttaaagcaaaaatgcattttaccAAAAGAGTTCTACACAGAGTCAAACCACATGTTGATAATCAAGATTACTGTTATATAGATATATGTTGTATATATAATGATACATATATCATTATACCATAtgtgttgatattttttttacattataatgATAGAATTCATTATAATATCtgaaattttgttgttttaggtGTCTTACATTAGATATATGATTGTCATGTAtacatatttgtgttttaaatggcaGAGAAATCCTATTTTGACGTCAAATAAAGTCCTCAACAACTATACATGACAGTGGGGATGGGCATTTTGGTGGTGCTTGGCATCCAAGactgattaaaataaaacatactaAAGAATCTATCTCTCAAGAAAATATGACTGATCAAATGAGATATGGTTTTCTgttaaaatacaaagaaaaatttATTTATAACAGAGTTTTTTCCACGTTTCTGTAAATAACCCAGCTGCAACCACCAGAGGGCGCTTCCGCCCGACAGCTGACCGTATCTGACGAGACAAGAGGCCGTCGTCGCCATGGAATCCGTCGCTGTTTTCCTGATGGCTGAGTCCGTGGTCAGAGCTCTCTACGGCAGATCGACTTCTTTAACTTTAAGTTCAAAGAAACTAAAGGAAGTTCCTGAGAGTGTCTCCatgctgacagagctgacagttCTCCTGCTGAACAACAACTCCATCAGCTGTCTGCCTGCTGAGCTGCTCTCTCTACAACACGTCAGTTTgatctctgctgctttttcacGAACTTGACTGGAAATTTACAAAGTCAATTCTAATTGTTTAACACAACACTGAGGCTTCTGATGAAACACCTCTCTCTTTGCCTTTTAGCTGTCTGAGCTGAATCTGGGAAATAATGCCTTGGAGGAGGTTCCTGCTGTTCTGGGCCATCTGGAGTCCTTGAAAAAACTCTATCTGTTTAGAAACCAGATTAGAGCCGTGCCACCTGAGGTGATAGGTAAGTTTCTGTGTTTGCATGAGtaattaaaagtgaaagttaaaataacctctcttattataaAATACTGGTTTACAGGGGGCTTAAAGAACCTTGTTGTGCTGAATCTGAACCACAACCAGATTCAAGGCCTTCCAGCAGAGATGAAAAGGTACCAGAGTACTTTTTACAATATTTATCAGGCTTGATTATGTCTCATCAACGAGTTTGGATAAAGgcacttaaaaatgtgtttgattagTTTGAGTAGGCTGGAACATCTCAGTGTGCTGGACAATAAACTTGAAGTGGTTCCTGCAGAGGTGGGTCATCTCACCAGGTTGACTGTTATAAACCTGACCTCCAACAACTTGTCTCAGCTTCCTCAGCAGCTGTCGTCGTGTAAAGAGCTGACCAAGCTGCATGTAGCCAGAAACGAGCTGACCAGCCTGCCAGAGGTGAGTGATCTTACATCTTAGTCtaattttaacatgaaaatgtTGTCAGCGACTTTGAGTTAAAACAGATGAATTTTAGTACATCTAACTTTACATGACACTGTGGCAGAGAGGTGAACAAACACTTTCTTTTTCCAGGGAATCGGCTCCCTGTCTAAGCTCCAAGTTCTCGACGTAGCTGGGAACAAACTGTCCATGTTCCCTGTTGGGGTACAGTCGATAGTATTAGCTGATTCAACAGCACAATGTGACTTTATACTGAAATCACTGCCTGTGTATTAATATGGACAGCATGCCTCCAACTCTCTCCATTGTGCTAACTTGGCCTATCACTAAACCCGCCCTCCAAAGCCATGAACCAATCACATTTCTTGCAACTACACAATGAACCTGGATGCCCGGCTCATAGACCTCCATAGAAGAGCATTCCAAACTTTGtatttcacagttttttattgcgTTTTCTACAGATTTAACTTTGTAAACTATTTAAGTGATGTCTGTGGGACAAACAGCACAGCACACAGATCATTAAATAGAGAAGAAATCAAAGGAAAGTTTATTCGGATGCAGAGAAAATCTGAAGTAAGTTTACAAGTCACTGTGATGACTGAAGAACGATCCAGGAAACATTTCGGAATAAAAACATAGTGTGAAACACAGGTggtctcaccacagaaacaaacacttttactttgaaacacCCAACGAAGGTTTACTGTACCTGAAGTGTCAGCTAAGAATGGATTAATGGAGGGAATTCAGACACAGatgtgcagagatctgactgccgCTGTCAGTGCAGACAGCTTTCTGCAGCTCTTGAGTTCAGACTGAACTGCATTCAGGCTTTCGGAGCTCTAaatcttttggcttcactcccaggTGGCTGTTGCTCTATCCATCTTAATATACAGGTGGTGAATCACATCAGTCATTACTTCATTGACTAACAGGACTTTACTCTGTGTAGTTTCACCGTCTGCACCTAAAGGAGCTATACTTTGAAGGCAACAGGTTTGTTTGCTGTGAGCCGATGCCATCAGTGCAAGTTGTGGAGACTCTGACATTAAAGGTAAAGAGATTCTGAAAGACAGCAGACTGAACAACACTCGATCACATCATTAATAATCAGGAACTGTTCCTTACAGTAAGGCAGTTACgctgtttgtctttgtttccaGGAGCTGGCTGCCAGATTTGTCCTGCAGGAGGACAGGAACAGGTCCTCTCTGGTCCACAAGATGCTGCCCCTCTACCCAGACCTGACCACCATGTTGGCCAGCAGCAGCTGTTGTGCAATCTGCCTGAGCCCCTTCCTCACCACCTGGCTGGAGTGTGTGCACTTTGTCAGTCTGAAGAAGGTGAAAAAAGTTTCTTAAAAGCTGGGAttgaaaaacatgattttgtgGCTCCTAGTGAAGCACATAAAACTTCATCAGTCTGCAGATTatgatattaaatgtttttctttctttgttacAGGACATGAGAATGAGGTATTCTCAGACTATCCCAGTGCGGGCCCTTCTTTGTTCTTATAGGTGTTTTAATAAGGATGGACACTACTACTTTGGTGtagctccaaaataaaacaggtccATTAAAAGGTAACACAACCACAACCTCTGTGATATTCTTATTAAAATTACAGACACAAAGTTTCAACAACTGCTTTTCTGGCTGGAGGTACTTATGTCAGATGACATTTGACTGTGTGGCCACTAGGTGGCACTAAGAGAGCATAGAATTTTTTTATCCAGTTCAGCTCTGTCTCAATGTGGAGTACTGGCCTTTCTTTATACCGAGCGTATGGAGTGTATGTATGCCATGGGTCAGTTATAATTTTTAATAAACTACTGATTATAGAATGGCAGAAAACGCTGGTTAACGGCATCTTTATGTAAGTTTTTGCACAACCCcatttcctaaaaagttgggatgttgtataaattgtaaataaaaaacagaaagtgatgattttggcaaaaaaggcaacgtatcaaatgttaaaaagagattttaattcttttggaaaaatatatgGCCATGTAAGATTTGATTCCtgccaaatgtttaaaaaaactgggATGGGGTCCTGTTTACCTCTCTATTGCATCATCTCATCCTTCAACATTATGaataagtcttgtttttcttttgctgccacttttatgccttGGATTGATTATGGTGCTGTTTTATATATGCATGCATCTTCCCAATGCCTTGAATCTTTAGATTCTGTTTACCACAGGGTGCTGTAGTTTGAAACAAATCCAGAGTCCTTAACTCACCATTGTTTTTTGTATGATTGACATGGTTGGCCTTCTTGACCACTCGTAGGCTAATCGTTGCCATATCCTCATTTATAACCTGCGTCCATCATACTTATGTGATTTCATTCAGGTGAAAGGTTCTAGAAGCTCTGTctttgctctgtgactcagtcacaagacTTATTTTTGCTCTCTGTTCTCAAAGTCCATCTGTAAATGGGTAAAAGTAGTTTCAGGCGTTGTGCTCCTGCAGACTGGAATCTTCTGCAGGAACATTTCTGACTTGGAGAGCTGGTTAAATTGTTTCAAGTAGATTAAATGTGTTGaaggaagatgcatcaggttgaTATTTTGACTTACAATTCAGGAGTTGGTTGATATttgtttgtagtgttttttgtcagaattctaaaaaaaaattgtctcacTTTTTTGCACTGGCCCTAATTGGTACCCCTGGTAGCAGAATAAACACACTGTGTGTTTAATATGTTGTCTTTTAAATTAGAATTTGGGTTTCATTGCTTTGAAAATGATATTGTTctgttttaatttgcattttacataCCAACTAACTCATTTGGAATTGAGGTAGTACATACCAGCGCCTTTGTGGTTGAATACCTGGATTAACTACCACTGTCTACCATTATTCCTCTCATAGATAAAGTCTACCAGCTGGCTGTCTACCATTGAGTATGCCTCTGCTCAAATGTTCTGGTTGtcaaaagcatgttttttcttGCCACCAgagttaattttgtcaactaaaactatgactaaaaatgttcatcgatagctttttttccatgactaaaactgacaaatactaaagttagttttcatc comes from Cheilinus undulatus linkage group 16, ASM1832078v1, whole genome shotgun sequence and encodes:
- the lrrc69 gene encoding leucine-rich repeat-containing protein 69, with the protein product MAESVVRALYGRSTSLTLSSKKLKEVPESVSMLTELTVLLLNNNSISCLPAELLSLQHLSELNLGNNALEEVPAVLGHLESLKKLYLFRNQIRAVPPEVIGGLKNLVVLNLNHNQIQGLPAEMKSLSRLEHLSVLDNKLEVVPAEVGHLTRLTVINLTSNNLSQLPQQLSSCKELTKLHVARNELTSLPEGIGSLSKLQVLDVAGNKLSMFPVGFHRLHLKELYFEGNRFVCCEPMPSVQVVETLTLKELAARFVLQEDRNRSSLVHKMLPLYPDLTTMLASSSCCAICLSPFLTTWLECVHFVSLKKDMRMRYSQTIPVRALLCSYRCFNKDGHYYFGVAPK